TGAGCAGGGTGGAGAGGTGACGCGGGCGGCGATAGTACTGCTGACCTGGCCCGAACTGGAGCTGGTCGAGTATCAGGTGGCGCGTATTGCCACCACCATGCCTTACATCCCCGGCTTCCTCTCTTTTCGTGAATATCCCGCGCTGCTGGCCGCGTGGGATCAGCTTTCGCGGAGACCCGACCTGATGTTTGTTGATGGCCACGGGATCTCCCATCCGCGCCGTCTCGGCGTCGCCAGCCATTTTGGCATGCTGGTGGATGTCCCAACCATCGGCGTAGCGAAAAAGCGCCTCTGCGGTAAATTTGAACCCCTTTCGGCTGAGCCCGGCGCGCTGGCGCCCTTAATGGACAAAGGCGAGCAGCTGGCGTGGGTCTGGCGCAGCAAGGCGCGCTGCAACCCGCTGTTTATCGCCACCGGCCATCGCGTCAGTACCGATACCGCCCTGGCGTGGGTTCAGCGCTGTATGAAAGGCTATCGATTACCGGAGCCAACCCGCTGGGCCGATGCGGTAGCCTCCGGGCGTCCGGCTTTTGTTCGTTGGCAGGAAATTCAGCGCTGATTCAGGTAAACTGCGGCTAATTTTCGATTCGAGACTTCATCATGTTACAAAACCCGATTCACCTGCGCCTCGAGAAGCTGGAAAGCTGGCAGCATGTCACTTTTATGGCCTGCCTGTGCGAACGCATGTACCCGAACTACGCCATGTTCTGCAAGCAGACCGAATTTGGTGACGGCCAGCTGTATCGCCGTATTCTCGATCTGGTGTGGGAGACGCTGACGGTCAAAGATGCGAAGGTGAACTTCGATTCTCAGCTCGATAAGCTGGAAGAGGCGATCCCCGTTGCCGATGACTATGATGTCTATGGTGTCTATCCGGCCATCGATGCCTGCGTGGCATTAAGTGAACTGATTCACTCGCGTCTGAGTGGCGAAACTCTGGAACATGCCATCGAAGTCAGTAAGGCCTCAATCACGTCCGTGGCGATGCTCGAGATGACCCAGGCAGGTCGTGAAATGACCGATGAAGAGCTCCGTTTAAACCCGGCTGTTGAGCAGGAATGGGACATCCAGTGGGAAATATTCCGTTTGCTGGCAGAGT
The window above is part of the Leclercia sp. AS011 genome. Proteins encoded here:
- the nfi gene encoding deoxyribonuclease V (cleaves DNA at apurinic or apyrimidinic sites); the protein is MDLASLRAQQLKLAASVCREDRLDKDPPALIAGADVGFEQGGEVTRAAIVLLTWPELELVEYQVARIATTMPYIPGFLSFREYPALLAAWDQLSRRPDLMFVDGHGISHPRRLGVASHFGMLVDVPTIGVAKKRLCGKFEPLSAEPGALAPLMDKGEQLAWVWRSKARCNPLFIATGHRVSTDTALAWVQRCMKGYRLPEPTRWADAVASGRPAFVRWQEIQR
- a CDS encoding YjaG family protein is translated as MLQNPIHLRLEKLESWQHVTFMACLCERMYPNYAMFCKQTEFGDGQLYRRILDLVWETLTVKDAKVNFDSQLDKLEEAIPVADDYDVYGVYPAIDACVALSELIHSRLSGETLEHAIEVSKASITSVAMLEMTQAGREMTDEELRLNPAVEQEWDIQWEIFRLLAECEERDIELIKGLRADLREAGESNIGINLHQ